The uncultured Eubacteriales bacterium region AAAGTCCTGAATGATCATGGAGTCCTCATATCCGTGGTTATACACGTCGTCCAAAACGGAATCAACCTCTGCACGGGTCTGCACCACGTAGGCCTTCTTCTGGGTGTCAAATGGGTGGTCCCAGTAGGTTGCGCTCTCGGCGGGCTTTACCACGAAGGGTCCGGAGAAGGGCAGCTCGAAATCGTGCCCCAGCCCACGGTGGTAGACGAAGGTGGCCGGGTGGTCGATGCCGTACTGGTCGCACAATGCGTAAAACCGCTCCTTGTGGATGAGACTCTCCATCACCTCCAGGCTGATGTAGGGGGCGACGACATTGGCGGGAAATTTGGGAAGGTTTTCGGCGATGGCGGTGAGGTAGTTGTCCCCGCAGCCCAGGAGGAGGATTTTCTTGTTTGGGAACTCCTCCGCCACAGCGGTGGCGTTGCGGAGAACTACCTCTGGACGGTCATTGTGCTCGCTCACCCGGTAGTCGATGATATCGCTCCCGTAGCAGGGGCCGGAGGGGTACATGCCGTACGCCACCGTCTTCACACCATAGGCCTCGTGAAAGGCGCGGGCCATGCTGTACACGTTGATATCGGCCCCCAGGAGGAGGGGGACAAAGGGCAGGTTGGTCATTTGTGAGGACTTCCTTTACACTTGAAATGAGGGCTCCGCCCCGACACGCATCTCATACCAGGCCTTGCACCCGCCGGGGCCGCTCATGGGCTCCAGCCGGGCGAAGGGCCAGGCGGCGCGGATATAGTCGGCCTCCTCCTCGGTGAGCCGGAGCTCCCGGCTCAGGGTCTCGCCGCCGTGAAAAGCGTCTGAGAGGGCGCGTTCAAACTCTATATCTATTGTAACCATGTTCCATTCTCTCCTATCCAGTGGCACGCTTGACCTGATACACGCCGGAGATCTGGGAAAGCTTATTGATCACGCCGGACAGCTCCGATTTGTCCTTCACCTGAAGGGAGATGGACATGGCGGCGTACCCGTCTGGCATGCTGCGGGCAGAGAAGGAGTCTACCTTCACCTTGACGGTGGACAGGGCCATGGTCACGTCCATAGCAAGGCCATCCCGGTCCTTTGCGGAGAGCTCCAGCGCTGTCCGATAGCAGCAGGAGGTATCCTCCGCCCCCACCCAAGCCACGTTGACCCAACGGCCCGGCTCATCGGCGGCCTGACGCTCGGGGCTTGCGTTGGGGCAGTCGGTTCGGTGGACCGACACGCCGAACCCCCGGGTGATGAACCCAATGATGTCGTCCCCCGGCACGGGGGTACAGCACTTGGCGAATTTGACGAGGCAGTTATCGATACCCTCCACGATGATGCCCGAGTCAGACTTCGCGGCGGCTTTGGGGGGGACGGGGGCGGAGGCCGCGGAGCTGGCGGGGAATACCACGCCCCCGGCGGCCAGGCGCTCGGCAGCGGCCCGCTCCTCCCTGATTCGGCCCAGCCGGGTCAGCTCCTCCTTGATGCGGTTGACCGACTTTTGGGCCGTCAGGCCGCCGTACCCGATAGCGGCATACAGGTCGTCCAGAGAGGAGAGACGAACCTTGCGCAGGATGGCGGGCAGGGCGTCCTCAGCGGTGATGGCAGCAATGGTGAGGCCCTGGCGCTTAAGCTCGGACTCGAACATGGCCCGGCCGGTGGCTATGTTCTCCTCCCGCCGCTCTTTTTTGAACCACTGGCGGATCTTGTTGCGGGCTTCGTTAGACTTACAGATCTTCATCCAGTCCCGGCTGGGACCGTGGGCAGACTTGGAGGTGATGACCTCCACGATGTCTCCGTTTTTGAGCGCGGTGTCAAAGGTGACAATACGCCCGTTCACCTTTGCCCCCGTCATGTGGTTGCCCACGGCGGAGTGGATGGTGTAGGCAAAGTCGATGGGGGTGGCCCCGAAGGGGAGGTTGATGACGTCGCCCCTGGGGGTGAAGACAAAGACCTCGTCGGCAAACATATCCACCTTCATGGTGCGGACGAATTCCTCCGCGTCCGCGTCCTGCTGGCTCTCCAGCAGCTTGCGCACCCACTCGAAGTTCTCCTCCGTGCCCAGTTTGGCGTTCGCCATGCCCTGCTTATACTTCCAGTGGGCGGCGATGCCGTACTCGGCGGTGTGGTGCATCTCCCAGGTGCGGATCTGCACCTCGAACGGGATCCCCTCACGGCCGATGACGGTGGTGTGGAGGGACTGGTACATGTTGGGCTTGGGGGTGCCGATATAGTCCTTGAACCGGCCCAGCACAGGCTTGAAGAGGTCATGGATGCAGCCGAGCACGTTGTAGCACGCGCCGATGTCGTCCACGATGACCCGGAAAGCATAGAGGTCGAATATCTCGTCCAGGGTCTTATTTTGAGCGTACATCTTGCGGTAGATGGAGTAGATGTGTTTCACCCTCCCGTAGACGGTACACTTGATGCCCTCCTCGTCCAGCCGCTCCTGAATGCGGTCCCGGATGGCTGCGAGGAATTCCTCGTGGGCGGAGCTCCGCTCCGCAAGCTCGTCGGCGATCTCTTTGTACCCAACCGGATCCAGATACTGGAGGGAGAGGTCCTCCAGCTCCCACTTCATCCGCTGCATACCTAAGCGGTGAGCAATGGGGGCATAGATTTCCATCGTCTCCAGGGCTTTTTCCTTCTGCTTGCGGGCGCTCTGGTACTCCATGGTACGCATGTTGTGCAGCCGGTCGCAGATCTTAATGAGGATAACCCGGATGTCCTTGGCCATGGCCATGAGCATCTTCCGGAGATTCTCCATCTGCTCCTCTTCCTTGGAGGTGTACTGCACCCGTGTCAGCTTGGTGACACCCTCCACCAGATCGGCCACCGTGGGGCCAAAGAGCTTGGCGATGTCCTCATGGGTGGCCCCGGTGTCCTCGATGGTATCGTGGAGCATGGCGGCGATGATGCTGTCGGTGTCCAGCTCCAGGTCGGCCACGATCTCGGCCACCGCCAGGGGGTGGGTGATGTAGGGGGAGCCGTCCTTGCGCAGTTGGGCGTTGTGGGCGTTGTCCGCATAAGTGAACGCGGCAAAGAGCCGCTGGGTGTCCAGCGACGAGTTATAGGCTTTTATCTTGTCCTCAAGCGCCTGATAGCGCTCCAAAATGGGGTCCATAGGGTCACCTCCGTGGAGATCGGCGGCTGCGGCGGGTCGCACGCAGCCGTGCCCCGCGGTCAATCACCGACTATTTTGCGCAAGTTGCGCAGGATGTATGATTCTTCAAGATCCACCTTGCCCTCCACCGTGTTCATCTCGATACGCAGGCGGTCGGTGGTGCGCTCCACCTGGACAAGGCCTCTCTCGTGGAAAACCTCCAGGCAGATCATGGTGCGGGGGAAAGTCTCCCGTAGGCCGGTGGCGTGAGCCACATTTTTGGCGAGACGCAGCGTGGTCTCCTCCACCCTTCGTCCGGTTGATCGGGACTTCAAGTAGCGCCACAGTCCGGCGAATTCGTCCCGGCTGGGCGTGAGGGACGCGGCCTCGGCGGCGGTGAGATACTCCCCCCGGCGGTATTTCTCCCACAAAGCCCGCTCGGCCTGGGCCCTGGTCTGGGCCGGGCGCAGGTCGGCGAGCTGGAGCTGGACCGAACGGCGGCCCCGGTACTCATTAATCTGAGGGTGGAACGCCAGGTCTACCCGGTCTCCCACAGCAAGGCCGCAATCGGCGGCGGTGGAGGAGAAGAAGATGGCGTCCAGAGGCCTGCCACGGAACGTGACCCTCAATTTTAGGTGCCGCCCGCCGCCCACTTCGCTCAGGGCAATGATGGTGCACCCCGCAAGGGAGAAGACGGGACGCTGGTTGCCGCTGCCGTAAGGCTCCAGCACGTCCAGCGCCGAAATTTCCTCCAGGGATAGGAGGGTCGGGTCGTCCAGCGCCGCGTCCACCTCCAGGGTGGGGATCATCTCGGCCCCGCCTGTGGCGGCAGCGACAATGTCGTTCATACGGGTGCGGAAGGCGGAGATGTTCTCCTCCAGGATGGTAAAGCCCGCCGCCAGCTCGTGGCCGCCGAAACCCTCCAGCAGATCCTCGCACGCCTCCAGCGCTGCGAAGAGGTTGAAGCCGCCGTAGCTGCGGCAGGAGCCCTTCCCCCTCCCGTCCTGGAGGCAGATCATAAAGGCGGGGCAGGAGAATTTCTCCGACAGGCGCGAGGCCACGATGCCCGTCACCCCCTGGTGCCAGCCGCTGCTTGCCAAGACCAGTGCGAACCGCTCCTCCCCCGGCGCGCCGGCGGCCATGAGGAGACAGGTCTCGAAGATGCCCAGCTCAATATTCTGCCGCTCCCGGTTGAGGGCGCACAGCTCACGGGCCAGCTCCTCGCCCCGGACGGCATCCGGCGTGAGGAGGAGCTCTGCGGCCAAGGCGGCGCACCCCATGCGGCCCGAGGCGTTGATGCGGGGTGCCAGTGTGTACCCGATGGCGGAGGAGACCAGGGGCTTGCCGCCCAGGCCCGCCTCCTCCAGCAACGCCTTGAGCCCGGGGCGGCGGGTCTCTCCCAGTACGTCCAGCCCCAGGCGGACAATGGCCCGATTCTCCCCGGCCAGGAGCATCACGTCGGCCACGGTGCCGATGGCGGCGAGGTCCGCATACCGGGCCAGCAGGGCCAAGCGGATCTCCTCCATGTCACGCTCTGCACCCTTTGGCGTTTCGTATCCGCCCAACGCCAGCACCAGCTTGAGTGCCACGCCCACCCCGGCGAGATTTTTAAAAGGGTAGGGACACCCCGGGCGGTGGGGATCTACCACAGCTACCGCATCGGGAAGCTCCGCCTTGCATTCATGATGGTCGGTGATGATGAGCTCCATACCGGTCTCCCGTGCATAGCGGGCCTCATCCACTGCGGTGATGCCGCAATCCACCGTCATCACCAGCCTTACCCCCTGGGTACGCAGCGCATCCAGCGCACCTCGGCTCACTCCGTACCCCTCCTCCATTCGGTCGGGGATGTACATGGTCACGTCCCCGCCCCGGGAACGGAGATAGTCGGTCAAGAGGCAGGTGGCGCTGATGCCGTCCACGTCGTAGTCTCCGTAGACCGCCATAGGCTCCCCCGCCGCCAGTGCGGCGGTAATGCGAGCCGCGGCTTTGTCCATGTCCAACAGGAGAAAGGGGTCGTGGAGTAAAGAGAGGTCGGCGGACAAAAAGGCCCACGCCGCCTCCGGCGTGTCTACGCCGCGGGCGCAGAGCGCCCGGGCCGCCAGCACGGGGATGCCCGCCGCTTCCAGAGCTGCCCGCCCCGTCTCGTTCTGGGGGCGGAGATTCCACTGCCGGTATTTCATCTCCACTCCCCTCCGTTTCGTCACAAAATTACTCTTTATTATATCAAATCCGCCTGGGAGATACAAGGTCAAGGTAAGGGGATGACAAAATAACTTATCGGCCCGCATCGTATGAGGGGAGAGAGTCGCGGTCCCCTGCTTTCGTCCTGTCCAACGCCTTTGCAAGCAGCGGCGACGCAAGGTAGAGTGCCTTGATTAGATCGCTTAACATTGTATGCTGCCAGGTGCCCTGCGCCAATTTTCCTCGCGCCTTCTCAGACTTGCTGATCAGGGAAGTAATCGGCGCAAGCGCCTTTTCCAGGTCTTCTCTGGTGTACTGCTCCACCCCGCCGTCCTCCGCCAGCTCCTCTGACATCAAAGACGCGGCAATTTGAAGGGCTTTGATCCGATTCTTTTGCAACGTGTGCTGAGCGGTGCCCTGCGCAAACTTTTCCTGCGCCTTCTCACTCCTCCCAATCGCGGAATCGATGACCCTGAGCGCCTCCTCTATCTCTCTTTTCGTGCAGTGCTCCATATTTTTACCCCTCCAATTTCACTTAGTTTATCATATCAGCAGCGTTTCAACAACGGCGCGGCAAACCTGGCGAAATGCAAGCCCGACAGCACCAATCGAGGAAGAGAGATGCCTTTCTCCGCCGTTGACGCATTCCCTTATAAGAGGTATAATTAGACGATTAGACATAGAAAAACCTACGCGGGAGGTGCCGTTTAGCATGAAAACCCTCGTAATTGAAAAACAGGCTGTGAAACAAAACCTGGCGGTCATCCGGGAAAAGGCGGGGAGCGCGGCTATCTACGGTGTGCTCACCGGGGATGCGTACGGCGCGGGACTGGCGGAGATGGCCCGCCTCCTGCGGGACGAAGGGATAAGCCGATTCGCTGTCGCCGAGTACGCCGATGCGGAGGCCCTTCGGAAGGCTGGTTTTGTGGAGGAGGAGATCCTCATGCTCCGCGCCACCGCCGACCGGGCCGAGCTTGAAAA contains the following coding sequences:
- a CDS encoding conserved hypothetical protein (Evidence 4 : Homologs of previously reported genes of unknown function), whose product is MTNLPFVPLLLGADINVYSMARAFHEAYGVKTVAYGMYPSGPCYGSDIIDYRVSEHNDRPEVVLRNATAVAEEFPNKKILLLGCGDNYLTAIAENLPKFPANVVAPYISLEVMESLIHKERFYALCDQYGIDHPATFVYHRGLGHDFELPFSGPFVVKPAESATYWDHPFDTQKKAYVVQTRAEVDSVLDDVYNHGYEDSMIIQDFIPGDDSFMRVVTNYSGVDGKVRLMCVGHVLLEEHTRHGIGNHAVIITEDEPELCAKLRDFLEDISFTGFSNFDVKYDQRDGKFKVFEINCRQGRSNYYVTGAGHNLAKYLVEDRIEHKPAELLVTKNRHLWRVIPQKVAYNYISSKYHADMKALIDAGEWVNPLFYSADRALVHKLRIIRDQWRYKERYASSMEKIN
- a CDS encoding hypothetical protein (Evidence 5 : No homology to any previously reported sequences), producing the protein MKGFDPILLQRVLSGALRKLFLRLLTPPNRGIDDPERLLYLSFRAVLHIFTPPISLSLSYQQRFNNGAANLAKCKPDSTNRGREMPFSAVDAFPYKRYN
- a CDS encoding conserved hypothetical protein (Evidence 4 : Homologs of previously reported genes of unknown function); amino-acid sequence: MPLDRREWNMVTIDIEFERALSDAFHGGETLSRELRLTEEEADYIRAAWPFARLEPMSGPGGCKAWYEMRVGAEPSFQV
- the recJ gene encoding Single-stranded-DNA-specific exonuclease RecJ yields the protein MKYRQWNLRPQNETGRAALEAAGIPVLAARALCARGVDTPEAAWAFLSADLSLLHDPFLLLDMDKAAARITAALAAGEPMAVYGDYDVDGISATCLLTDYLRSRGGDVTMYIPDRMEEGYGVSRGALDALRTQGVRLVMTVDCGITAVDEARYARETGMELIITDHHECKAELPDAVAVVDPHRPGCPYPFKNLAGVGVALKLVLALGGYETPKGAERDMEEIRLALLARYADLAAIGTVADVMLLAGENRAIVRLGLDVLGETRRPGLKALLEEAGLGGKPLVSSAIGYTLAPRINASGRMGCAALAAELLLTPDAVRGEELARELCALNRERQNIELGIFETCLLMAAGAPGEERFALVLASSGWHQGVTGIVASRLSEKFSCPAFMICLQDGRGKGSCRSYGGFNLFAALEACEDLLEGFGGHELAAGFTILEENISAFRTRMNDIVAAATGGAEMIPTLEVDAALDDPTLLSLEEISALDVLEPYGSGNQRPVFSLAGCTIIALSEVGGGRHLKLRVTFRGRPLDAIFFSSTAADCGLAVGDRVDLAFHPQINEYRGRRSVQLQLADLRPAQTRAQAERALWEKYRRGEYLTAAEAASLTPSRDEFAGLWRYLKSRSTGRRVEETTLRLAKNVAHATGLRETFPRTMICLEVFHERGLVQVERTTDRLRIEMNTVEGKVDLEESYILRNLRKIVGD
- the relA gene encoding GTP pyrophosphokinase yields the protein MDPILERYQALEDKIKAYNSSLDTQRLFAAFTYADNAHNAQLRKDGSPYITHPLAVAEIVADLELDTDSIIAAMLHDTIEDTGATHEDIAKLFGPTVADLVEGVTKLTRVQYTSKEEEQMENLRKMLMAMAKDIRVILIKICDRLHNMRTMEYQSARKQKEKALETMEIYAPIAHRLGMQRMKWELEDLSLQYLDPVGYKEIADELAERSSAHEEFLAAIRDRIQERLDEEGIKCTVYGRVKHIYSIYRKMYAQNKTLDEIFDLYAFRVIVDDIGACYNVLGCIHDLFKPVLGRFKDYIGTPKPNMYQSLHTTVIGREGIPFEVQIRTWEMHHTAEYGIAAHWKYKQGMANAKLGTEENFEWVRKLLESQQDADAEEFVRTMKVDMFADEVFVFTPRGDVINLPFGATPIDFAYTIHSAVGNHMTGAKVNGRIVTFDTALKNGDIVEVITSKSAHGPSRDWMKICKSNEARNKIRQWFKKERREENIATGRAMFESELKRQGLTIAAITAEDALPAILRKVRLSSLDDLYAAIGYGGLTAQKSVNRIKEELTRLGRIREERAAAERLAAGGVVFPASSAASAPVPPKAAAKSDSGIIVEGIDNCLVKFAKCCTPVPGDDIIGFITRGFGVSVHRTDCPNASPERQAADEPGRWVNVAWVGAEDTSCCYRTALELSAKDRDGLAMDVTMALSTVKVKVDSFSARSMPDGYAAMSISLQVKDKSELSGVINKLSQISGVYQVKRATG
- a CDS encoding conserved hypothetical protein (Evidence 4 : Homologs of previously reported genes of unknown function), whose amino-acid sequence is MEHCTKREIEEALRVIDSAIGRSEKAQEKFAQGTAQHTLQKNRIKALQIAASLMSEELAEDGGVEQYTREDLEKALAPITSLISKSEKARGKLAQGTWQHTMLSDLIKALYLASPLLAKALDRTKAGDRDSLPSYDAGR